One Alphaproteobacteria bacterium genomic window, TTAAGTAGGTAGAAAATGTTTTTAATAGAAGATAAAAAACTTGAGAAGCAAGTTGCTAAATGGATAGAATTTTTAAGAGATATTAAAAATATGTCTTCTAATTCTTTTGAGAGCTATTTGATTGATTTAAAAATATTCTTTTCATTTATAGAGAAATATAACGAAGAAAAAGTCTCCTTGAAATCCCTTGAAAAATTAGAAATCACATCTTTCAGGTCCTTTATAACAAACAGAGTTTCTAAAAAGATATCTAAAACATCAATAGCTAGAAATTTATCATCAATTAAATCATTCTTTAAATTCTTAGAAAACAATGATGTCATAAAAAACAAATCTGTTCATTCAATCACAGGCCCTAAAACAAGAAAAAAATTTAAAAAACCAGTCGAATCAGAAGATATAATAGAGTTTTTAAACTCTTTTGAAGATTGCATAAAAGATAGATGGCAGGCTCAAAGAGATAAAGCTTTATTTACATTAATATATGCTTGTGGGCTTAGAATTTCTGAAGCAATTAATTTAAATATATCTGATGTTGCTAGGGGTGATTTTTTAGTGATAGATGGTAAGGGAGGCAAGGAAAGAATAACCCCAATACTTCCAATTGTAATAAACGAAATTAAACTATACAAAGAATTAGCTCCATTTTCATTCAGTAAATCTGAAGCACCTTTATTTCTTGGAGCAAGAGGAATGAGACTAACTGCTAGGGTAGCCCAAAGGGATTTTGAAAAGGTGAGAAATTACCTAGGACTTCCGGATGAAACAACACCCCATTCACTTAGACATTCTTTTGCTAGCGACATGTTAAATTCTGGAGTAGATTTAAGAACTGTTCAAGAACTATTGGGACACAGCTCTTTATCAACAACTCAAATATATACAACTATAAGTAAAAAACAACTTGCTGAAAAGTTTAATAAAGTTGCGCCTAAATAAAAAATTCAAAAAAAGCTTGAAAAATATTTTTTCATATCTATAATATCATTAGATTTTAAGGGGATACCCTGGAATGATTATTATTCTAGGGGGATGTGGCGGAATTGGTAGACGCTCGAGACTTAAAATCTCGTGACCATTAGGTCGTGGGGGTTCAAGTCCCCCCATCCCCACCAATTGATATTAAGATCTTTTCTTCGGAAAGGGTCTTTTTTTATTACCAATTGAAAAAAAATTACTTTAAAAAAAGCCCGCTATTGCGAGCTTTAAATTTAGTTTTTAATTTTACTATCTAACGCTTTCACTTAGAAATAAAGCAAACTTAACTAGATTTGGCATATAGATTATAACCAATGAAAAAGCTATAACTAAGAACATTAAAGCTCTCTTGATATTACCTTTTAATCCAAATACTAAGATATTATATAGTAAGTAGATGTAAACTAATGAAATTGACAAGTTAAATACATAGCTTAATAATTCAGTTCCAAAATTTAAATTAGATAAAGCTATTGCAATTGGGAATAAAACTGTTGTATAAGAAACTGCCTTAAGAGTTTTCTCAAAGTTTAACTCACCTTTACAAGCGTAAGATGCAAACATTAAAGCTCCAGCAATTCCAAAACCTTCTATAATAGCAAGTAGAGGATAAGTCACTACACTTAATGCTGCTGACATAAGCTTAATATTAGCTAGGTTAAATATGATTTGCATAGCTGCTGCTATAACACCCATCAATCCAATAAAGAAAATTGATGAACTGAAATCTTTAGAACCTTTAATTGTTGCAAAGAACTTATCTGGTCTTGAGAACATAAGAGCCAGCTCTTTATATAATTTACTAGATTCAACTTTTTTAATTTCTTGTTGAATTTCTTTTTCAACCTTTTTAGTGATATTTTTAGCTTGTTTAGATACTACTTTAGCTTCTTTTTTCAAAGTTGTTTTAGCTTTTGAAATCGTAGTCTTTTTAGCAGCTACTTTTTTAGGAGTGCTTACTTTCTTTACAGCTGGTTTTTTAGCTGTAGTTTTTTTAACTACAGGAGCTTTTTTAGTAGTTTTTACTGTTGTTTTTTTTGCAGTAGTTTTTTTAGCTGCTGGTTTCTTTACAGCTGTTTTTTTTGTGCCCGCCATTTTTTCCTCCTTAAATGGTTGAAATTTGTAGAATACTATTATATTTTATATCAAGACATGCACCAAATCAAGAAAAAAGGATTTTTTATGTTAAAGATTGCTATAGTAGGAAGGCCCAATGTTGGTAAATCTACTTTATTTAATAAATTATGTGGAAGAAAGAAAGCCATAGTGCATAATGCACCTGGCGTGACTAGAGATGCAAAATCCACTAAAGCCAAAGTAAATGATAAAGAATTTATCGTTGTTGATACTGCTGGATTAGAAGATAATTCTAAAGATGCTATGGAAAATATGATGTTCGATAGAACTATGAAAGCTATAGAAGAAGCTGATGCCGTTTTCTTTATGATGGATATGTCAGCGGGTGTTACTCCAGATGACATTACATTCTCAAATATGGTTAGAAAATTTGAAAAACCAGTTCTATTATTGGCTAACAAATGCGATATTAAAAAAGCTAAGGAAAACATAGCCGAAGCATATTCTCTGGGATTGGGAGAACCAGTTCCCTTATCAGCAGAGGCTAAATTAGGCTTTTATGAGATAGAAGAATTCATTCAAGAATGGGATGAAAAAATCCAAAAAGATGATGACATTGACGAAAGCCAATTCAAAGAAGAGAACAAGTATGTTAAGATATCTATAATAGGAAGACCCAATGTTGGTAAATCTACTTTGATAAATTCAATACTTGGAGAAGAAAGATTTATTACATCTGACTTTGCTGGAACCACTAGAGATTCTGTTGAAGAATATTTTAATTATGAAGATTATAGATTTAAGATTGTTGATACAGCTGGTGTTAGAAAAAAATCTAAAACTGTAAAAGAAAATCTTGAACAAATGACAGTTCAACAAACATTTGAAAATATAAGATATTCAGACGTTGTTTTACTTATAATTGATGGTACTAGAAAAGTTGATAAACAAGATTTAACTATAGCAGACTATGCTGTTAGACAGGGTAGATCACTTATAGTAGCTGTTAATAAATGGGACTTAGTAAAAGATAAGACTGAAACTCTAAAAGAAATAGAAGAAAAATTCCAATACTCTTTTAATCAAGTTAAAAACCTAAACCTATTAACTATATCTGCGTTAAAAAACAAAGGTGTTGATAAAGTTCTTAACTTTATTATTGAAATGTTTGAAATGTTCAATAGAAAGATATCTACTGGAAAACTCAATGGTTGGTTGAAAGATGCTGTTTCTCAAAATCCACCTCCACTGAGCAGATTGAAGAGACCTATGAACTTGAAATACATAACTCAAACAGCAAGTAAGCCACCTACATTTACTATATTTTCTAGTGGAGCAACTGACTTACCAGATTCTTATATAAAGTATCTTAAGAACTCTTTGGTTCAGGAATTTGGATTTGAAGGAACACCTATAAGATTTAATGTTAAGTTAGGTGATAACCCTTACAAAAATAAAGCTAAAAAGAAATAAATTAAAAGGAGTTATTAAAACTCCTTTTTTACTATTTATACTTATCTAATTCCAAAGATAAATTTTCTATTTCTTTTTCTATTGTTTTTAGATTCTCAGTTAAAGATTTTATAGAATTCCAGTCCGCAGATTTCTTCAGCTCCTTATTTATCTCATCCCTTTTTATGGATTTTATTAACCTACTCAATTCTATTTGTAAAACATTGTTGTCTTGACCCATTATATGATTATATTCATTTCTAATACTTTCTAATACTCCATCTAATCTACCATCCTTAAGAGTATTAATAGCGTCATTTGTTTTTAAGTCAGGATTCTCAAACAATGAATTCTTTAGAATATCAAAGGCTTCTTGCATCATATCATCATCAGAATTAAATAGAGACGTATCTTCTAAATAATCTGAAAAAAGCGATGGATTAAATACAAGGTAAGCTAAAAATATTTTATCCCTCGAATTACTAACGGTATCATTTTTTGAAACAAATGTTTCTTTGGGCTTTGGTTTAAATCCCATTGCCTTTGATTTATTCTCTTGGAACAACTGCCACATTTGATCTCTAAAGTATTTTTCATAAAACTTTTTAACTGTAGTATTTGCTATTTGATCAGTTATAGTTTTTATTTCTTTCTCTACAGAAGCTTTTTCTTCCGGCGTTTTATATTGAATCCTTGTTTTAAGATCCCTCCAAAGAAGTTCTGATAAAGATATCGCATTTTTAAAATACTCTTGAAGTCCTTGCTTTCCTCTTTCTCTAAGGATATCATCTGGATCCTTTTTTTCATCTAAAAGAACAAACTTTAATGATTTACCCTCTTTTAAAACTGGCAATGCTCTCATAGCAGTTCTTATACCTGCTTTATAACCAGCCGCATCTCCATCCAAACAGAAGTAAGGTGTGTCAGCAACTCTCCACAATAGGTTTAGATGATGTTCTGATATAGCTGTTCCCATAGGAGCTACAACATTTTTAATTCCATGTTGTGATAATGCTATAACATCTATATTACCTTCTACAGCTATTATACCACCCTTATTAAAAGCTTCATCCCTTGCCTGGGAAAGACCATATAAAATGTGCGCCTTTTGGAATAAATCACCTTCTGAGGAATTCATATATTTAGGCATAGTATCATCGAGAACCCTTCCTGTAAAAGCAACTGTCCTACCCTTAGAATCTAGAATCGGAAACATGACTCTATTTCTAAAGTAATCATATGGCTCTCCATTTTTAACTGATTTCTTAACAAGACATGCATCTTCCATTTTTTCCAATGGGATTCCTAATTTTTTAAGATGTTTGTATAGTTGATTTCCTCTAGGAGCAAATCCTAGTTTAAAATTAACTATAGTTGTTTCACTTAGCCCTCTTTTTCTATTAAGGTAATCTAGGGCTTCTGCACCATCCTTATCTAATAACTTTTCTTCATAGAATTTTGTAGCCATTTCTAAAACTTCTCTAAGATCTGACTGTTTCTTTGCTTTTTCTCTATCCTCTGGAGTTGTTTGAGGCATCTCTAAGCCGGCTTGTCCAGATAATTTTTCAACAGCTTCAAAGAATGATAGATTATTTGTTTGCATTTCGAAAGTTATTATATCTCCATGAGCTCCACAGCCAAAACAGTGATAAAAACCCTTATCCTCATTAACTGTGAATGAAGGAGTTTTTTCATTATGAAAAGGACATAAACCTAAAAAGTCCCTATTCCTTTTAGTTAATGTTACTTTTTTAGAAACAACATCATGAAGGGGGACTCTATCTCTCAATAAATCTAAGAAATGCTTTGGAAAAGCCATTAAGTTTTATTCCTTTCTATTTTATAATAAGAGAATTAATAGTTTCAGGATTTAGAAGTAGTATATTTTCTTTTACCTCTTCTAAACTTCTTGGGTAGTTAAAATATCCTAAAGACATATTTTTTTCATATTCTTTTATTGCATTTTCTGAACTAGAAATATTCTTACCATATATTCCGCTATAATATTCTTGAAATGATTTTGGTGATTTAGAAACCATACCAACTCTTCTTGAACTTAAGATCTTTTTAACAGCAACACCTCTTTCAGTTTCACCATTATATTTCAATCTGAATAAACCGCTTGAGCCTAAAAATCCTGATGGAGCCAATAAATACTCTTCAGAGATATATCCACCCATATCAGATGATGATATCAAATACATGGCGTCATATGCTATTTGAGATATTGATATTGGATTTGAACCGTAAGTATTTTTATACTTTCTTTTGAAAGATGAATCTATTGTAGAATTTGGAGATGTGTATAAGCTACCCCTAAAAATACTTTCAGATTTTATCTTTTTGTTTTCGAAATTAGATAATCCAAATATTTTCGTTTCAGAACCTTTGACATCATAATATGCTAAGAAAGCACCTATAGATATTATACTATTATTACTTCCTGCTATAAATATGGCATCTTTATCAAATTTACCTAAAGAGGTTTTTTTATCTAGATTCAAACTTATATCTTCATATTTTTTACAAGTTTCAAACTCTGATCTGTTTGATGCAGTATAAGATATAGTGTTATCTTCGTCATACTTTCCTTTTTCATCTACTTTATATCCTATACTTTGGCAATATTTCATTTTGGGATTTATAAAAGCCTTCATAGATTTCAAATCTTTTTCTCTCTTTGAGAAGTTAGTTATTTTTTTAACCATAGAATTAAGTTCTTTTTGATTTTTTTCATCAAAGAAAACTATTTCAGCATCAATATTAAACTCCCTACTTTTTTCAAGAATTGTTTTCTCTAATATTTCCCCTAGATCTCCTTTCGGAAGAAGAAATACTGAGTCATCCAAATTGTTTGATCCCATATAAGAGATTATTCTTTCCATTTCTTGAGACTTTAAATAGTTTATTGAATATGTTTTATCACTTAGAACAGATGTATCCGTTGTGAACGATATAACATATTTGCTTCCAGCAACATTTGAAACGGCCTTTACACTATCTGAAAACAGAGGTCCTAGGAAAATATCAGCACCTTCAGAAACTGCCATTTCAGCCTTTTCTTTTGCAACACTAGCATCTCCCTTTGTATCATAAAAAGATAATTCGATATTTTCATTATTAATATCATAATAGGCCATCTCTATAGAATTCTTAAGTGAATTACCTACTTTTTTAGCACTTCCTGAAAGAGGTAAAAGAACCGCTATTTTTGTAGCCCCTTGACTTTCCATTCTTTTTTGAGCCCTTCTATCCATAAGCTCTCTTTCTTTATCTTCTATCTTTGATATATCTATTCTATCTAAAGTTTCACCTCTATATTGAAAATCTCTATCATAAGATATATCACGACCTCTAGAAGTACTAATATCGCTTGATTTTTTAGCGCTTAAAACCCTTGGATTTGCAACCCTAGGAGTTCTCTCATGATAATATTGTTTAGCACAACTTGATGCCATAAAAATGAAAATTATAGGTAATACTTTTTTAAACATTTAAGCCTCTTTTATTATAACGAATACAAGTATATTACTACTTATTTTTTTGGAAAACAAGAGAAAGGTTGAAAAATTATTTGTCAGATTATTACCAAGAAAGTGTGTTGTAGTATCTTCTATCTACTTCTTCACCAAATATATTTATACCACCACTTCTTTTTGTAGTTCGGAAATTATCCATATCGAATATATTTAAAGAAAAAGAATCTTCCGCTCTATCAGTTAAAACAGGTATGATATTTTTTTCTTTAATCCCCTCTTCTCTAAGAATTTTATGCAATATAGAATATCTTCTTGCGGCAAGCTGCTTTGAAGATTGAGATTGTAAAGATCTTGAGCTAACCCCAACCTTAACACCTTGATTTGGACTATCAAGAACCGTACCAGCAAAACTTCTTAAGTTGTTAATATTTCTACTATTTAAAGCAGAGCTTTCATCTGAAAAACCAACTTTCATTTGAAGGATATTTAATTTACTGTTATTTT contains:
- a CDS encoding tyrosine recombinase XerC: MFLIEDKKLEKQVAKWIEFLRDIKNMSSNSFESYLIDLKIFFSFIEKYNEEKVSLKSLEKLEITSFRSFITNRVSKKISKTSIARNLSSIKSFFKFLENNDVIKNKSVHSITGPKTRKKFKKPVESEDIIEFLNSFEDCIKDRWQAQRDKALFTLIYACGLRISEAINLNISDVARGDFLVIDGKGGKERITPILPIVINEIKLYKELAPFSFSKSEAPLFLGARGMRLTARVAQRDFEKVRNYLGLPDETTPHSLRHSFASDMLNSGVDLRTVQELLGHSSLSTTQIYTTISKKQLAEKFNKVAPK
- the der gene encoding ribosome biogenesis GTPase Der; translation: MLKIAIVGRPNVGKSTLFNKLCGRKKAIVHNAPGVTRDAKSTKAKVNDKEFIVVDTAGLEDNSKDAMENMMFDRTMKAIEEADAVFFMMDMSAGVTPDDITFSNMVRKFEKPVLLLANKCDIKKAKENIAEAYSLGLGEPVPLSAEAKLGFYEIEEFIQEWDEKIQKDDDIDESQFKEENKYVKISIIGRPNVGKSTLINSILGEERFITSDFAGTTRDSVEEYFNYEDYRFKIVDTAGVRKKSKTVKENLEQMTVQQTFENIRYSDVVLLIIDGTRKVDKQDLTIADYAVRQGRSLIVAVNKWDLVKDKTETLKEIEEKFQYSFNQVKNLNLLTISALKNKGVDKVLNFIIEMFEMFNRKISTGKLNGWLKDAVSQNPPPLSRLKRPMNLKYITQTASKPPTFTIFSSGATDLPDSYIKYLKNSLVQEFGFEGTPIRFNVKLGDNPYKNKAKKK
- the dnaG gene encoding DNA primase, producing the protein MAFPKHFLDLLRDRVPLHDVVSKKVTLTKRNRDFLGLCPFHNEKTPSFTVNEDKGFYHCFGCGAHGDIITFEMQTNNLSFFEAVEKLSGQAGLEMPQTTPEDREKAKKQSDLREVLEMATKFYEEKLLDKDGAEALDYLNRKRGLSETTIVNFKLGFAPRGNQLYKHLKKLGIPLEKMEDACLVKKSVKNGEPYDYFRNRVMFPILDSKGRTVAFTGRVLDDTMPKYMNSSEGDLFQKAHILYGLSQARDEAFNKGGIIAVEGNIDVIALSQHGIKNVVAPMGTAISEHHLNLLWRVADTPYFCLDGDAAGYKAGIRTAMRALPVLKEGKSLKFVLLDEKKDPDDILRERGKQGLQEYFKNAISLSELLWRDLKTRIQYKTPEEKASVEKEIKTITDQIANTTVKKFYEKYFRDQMWQLFQENKSKAMGFKPKPKETFVSKNDTVSNSRDKIFLAYLVFNPSLFSDYLEDTSLFNSDDDMMQEAFDILKNSLFENPDLKTNDAINTLKDGRLDGVLESIRNEYNHIMGQDNNVLQIELSRLIKSIKRDEINKELKKSADWNSIKSLTENLKTIEKEIENLSLELDKYK
- a CDS encoding penicillin-binding protein activator, with the protein product MFKKVLPIIFIFMASSCAKQYYHERTPRVANPRVLSAKKSSDISTSRGRDISYDRDFQYRGETLDRIDISKIEDKERELMDRRAQKRMESQGATKIAVLLPLSGSAKKVGNSLKNSIEMAYYDINNENIELSFYDTKGDASVAKEKAEMAVSEGADIFLGPLFSDSVKAVSNVAGSKYVISFTTDTSVLSDKTYSINYLKSQEMERIISYMGSNNLDDSVFLLPKGDLGEILEKTILEKSREFNIDAEIVFFDEKNQKELNSMVKKITNFSKREKDLKSMKAFINPKMKYCQSIGYKVDEKGKYDEDNTISYTASNRSEFETCKKYEDISLNLDKKTSLGKFDKDAIFIAGSNNSIISIGAFLAYYDVKGSETKIFGLSNFENKKIKSESIFRGSLYTSPNSTIDSSFKRKYKNTYGSNPISISQIAYDAMYLISSSDMGGYISEEYLLAPSGFLGSSGLFRLKYNGETERGVAVKKILSSRRVGMVSKSPKSFQEYYSGIYGKNISSSENAIKEYEKNMSLGYFNYPRSLEEVKENILLLNPETINSLIIK